The Acetivibrio saccincola genome window below encodes:
- the ltrA gene encoding group II intron reverse transcriptase/maturase, whose translation MKITENTLICRKQNKDTIISCGNSVEHERRRNGQSDSRMIENDNINTNKPTERMLERILSSGNMNEAYQKVKRNKGAGGVDQMEMDELLEHLKTHREEILTSLLKGSYKPYPVKRVEIPKENGKTRKLGIPTLRDRVVQQAILQVLSPIYEKQFVETSYGFRPNRGCHDALKKCQEYANQGYWYVIDIDLEKFFDTVNQSMLMEILSRLIKDNRVLSLIQKFLNAGIMDRGMFIRSDVGVPQGGPISPLLANIMLNELDQKLEEWGYRFVRYADDLMIFTKSKRAGQRQFQRVSKFIEGKLKLKINKEKTSITRLNQIKYLGYGFYRIKGKCRFRVHPKSITKLKDKLRETTGRSNGMSIEGRKTKLNQIIRGWVRYFKLADMKAIMQSIDEWLRRRIRMITWKRWKKVRTKFENLRKLGVAKEKGMGMG comes from the coding sequence ATGAAAATTACTGAGAACACGTTAATATGCAGAAAACAGAATAAAGACACCATCATCAGCTGTGGGAATAGTGTGGAACACGAAAGACGCAGAAATGGGCAGAGTGATTCAAGGATGATTGAAAATGACAACATCAACACAAACAAACCAACAGAAAGAATGTTAGAAAGAATCCTATCCAGTGGCAATATGAATGAAGCCTATCAAAAGGTAAAGAGAAATAAAGGAGCAGGTGGAGTTGACCAAATGGAAATGGATGAACTTCTAGAACATTTAAAGACACACCGGGAGGAAATTCTAACATCCTTACTGAAAGGAAGCTACAAACCATACCCGGTTAAACGTGTAGAAATACCAAAAGAAAATGGTAAAACACGCAAACTGGGGATACCCACCTTAAGAGATAGAGTAGTCCAACAGGCAATTCTTCAAGTATTAAGTCCAATATACGAAAAGCAATTTGTAGAAACAAGTTATGGATTTAGACCTAATAGAGGATGTCACGATGCCCTAAAGAAATGCCAGGAATACGCAAATCAAGGATATTGGTATGTTATCGATATAGATTTAGAAAAATTCTTCGATACAGTGAATCAATCTATGCTAATGGAAATTCTATCAAGACTAATAAAAGATAATAGAGTTTTATCTTTAATCCAAAAGTTTCTAAATGCGGGAATCATGGATAGGGGGATGTTCATAAGAAGCGACGTGGGAGTTCCCCAAGGTGGACCAATTAGCCCGCTTTTAGCTAATATCATGCTAAATGAGTTAGACCAAAAGCTTGAGGAATGGGGCTATCGATTTGTAAGATATGCCGATGACCTTATGATATTTACAAAGAGCAAGAGAGCTGGACAACGGCAATTTCAAAGGGTCAGCAAATTCATAGAAGGTAAATTGAAGTTAAAGATAAACAAAGAGAAAACTTCAATAACTAGACTTAATCAAATTAAATATCTAGGATATGGTTTCTATAGAATAAAAGGCAAATGCAGATTTAGAGTTCACCCTAAAAGCATAACAAAATTAAAAGATAAACTAAGAGAGACAACAGGTAGGAGTAACGGTATGAGCATAGAAGGAAGGAAAACTAAACTTAATCAAATTATTCGTGGATGGGTCCGGTATTTTAAGCTGGCAGACATGAAAGCGATTATGCAATCCATAGATGAATGGTTAAGGAGAAGGATTCGGATGATAACATGGAAAAGATGGAAGAAGGTCAGGACGAAATTCGAAAATCTTCGGAAGTTAGGAGTAGCTAAAGAAAAAGGCATGGGAATGGGCTAA
- a CDS encoding ISLre2 family transposase codes for MYNLSVNGNGVNFKDLEKKIYKYACEQACKMMTEILTNLDKMLLEKRDKKVFRFKVFKHTCIKTIMGPVEIDRRVYEYVDENGKKSYRYLLDEYLEMETIGHMSANLVEKMVENATNVSMRKAAQNIKEMTNQDVSHMAVWNIVQELGQRIEKHEDEKIKQYEDCKLNGQKEVKVLFEEADGVWLCMQGKDKPKKGRKKELKLSVTYEGWVRRSGKKEAYLLKNKRVCAGFTDSRKFKKLRDTKIAEEYNVDEIETKIVNGDGASWIKEGLGEEGVYYQLDPFHKSQAVLRNVPDKKEAVKLIKQLHEGEEEKALERIKELMYECGGEELPVKKLKTLEGYLTANKEGLRPYHLREDIKMPEAPEGLLYRHLGTMEHNICDVLAQRMKGRKMSWSIKGANNLSKILAEKFSGSLYTTIDKLLYGVIPEQKFEEIVDAIKRVASKVPSKLKKQKTYKIHEATRPFEGCAVTEGRKAIRNIFNDRCATELIYR; via the coding sequence ATGTATAACCTAAGTGTAAACGGAAACGGTGTTAATTTCAAGGATTTAGAGAAAAAAATATATAAATATGCCTGTGAACAGGCATGTAAGATGATGACAGAGATTCTGACAAATTTAGATAAAATGCTTTTGGAGAAAAGGGATAAAAAAGTTTTTAGATTCAAGGTGTTCAAGCATACTTGTATTAAGACAATCATGGGACCCGTGGAGATTGATCGAAGGGTTTATGAATATGTTGATGAAAACGGGAAGAAAAGCTACAGATATTTGCTTGATGAATATCTGGAAATGGAAACTATAGGTCACATGTCTGCAAACCTTGTTGAGAAGATGGTTGAAAATGCAACAAACGTTTCTATGCGTAAGGCTGCACAGAACATAAAAGAAATGACGAACCAGGATGTAAGCCATATGGCTGTTTGGAATATAGTGCAGGAGTTAGGTCAGCGGATTGAGAAACATGAAGATGAAAAAATTAAGCAATATGAGGATTGTAAACTTAATGGCCAAAAAGAAGTAAAGGTATTGTTTGAAGAAGCAGATGGTGTTTGGCTCTGCATGCAAGGAAAAGACAAGCCTAAAAAGGGTCGAAAGAAAGAGTTGAAGCTTTCAGTGACGTATGAAGGATGGGTCAGGAGAAGTGGGAAGAAAGAAGCCTATTTGTTAAAAAACAAACGTGTATGTGCTGGGTTTACTGATTCCCGTAAGTTCAAGAAACTTAGAGATACAAAGATAGCAGAAGAGTATAATGTGGATGAAATTGAAACTAAGATTGTTAATGGAGATGGAGCAAGTTGGATAAAAGAAGGGCTTGGCGAGGAGGGTGTCTATTATCAGTTAGATCCCTTCCACAAGAGCCAGGCTGTTTTGAGGAATGTACCGGACAAAAAAGAAGCCGTAAAGCTGATAAAGCAGCTTCATGAGGGTGAGGAAGAGAAAGCCTTAGAACGCATAAAGGAACTTATGTATGAATGTGGTGGAGAAGAATTGCCTGTTAAGAAGTTAAAGACGCTTGAGGGATATTTAACGGCGAATAAGGAGGGATTAAGACCTTACCATTTAAGAGAAGACATAAAGATGCCAGAAGCACCGGAAGGGCTTTTATACAGGCATTTAGGCACGATGGAACACAATATATGCGATGTATTGGCTCAACGAATGAAAGGAAGGAAAATGAGTTGGTCAATAAAAGGGGCAAACAATCTTTCGAAGATTCTTGCAGAGAAATTCAGTGGCAGTCTTTATACCACTATAGACAAATTACTATATGGGGTTATTCCTGAACAGAAGTTTGAAGAAATTGTGGATGCTATCAAAAGGGTTGCCAGTAAGGTTCCGAGTAAACTAAAAAAGCAAAAAACATATAAAATTCATGAAGCGACTCGTCCATTTGAAGGATGTGCAGTTACTGAGGGCAGGAAGGCTATTAGAAATATTTTTAATGATCGATGTGCAACAGAATTAATATATCGATAA